GTGAGAAAGTATGCGATGATCAGATTAAGGAATTTATTTTGGAGGCCATTGACGGGGATGCTATTAACTATGGATATAGAAAAATAACTTACCATTTAAGAAAATATTGTAATCTTGTGATTAATCATAAGAAGGTTTATCGGCTTTGCAAAGAGCTCAGAATACTTAAAGATCAGAGAATAATTAGAACTAAAATAAAGAGAAATATTGCAATTAACAGAACTATAACAGGCTCAAATCAACTATGGGAAATGGATATAAAATATGGCTATATAGAAGGTGAGGATAAATTCTTCTACTTACTAAATTTAATTGATATCTTTGATAGGAGCATTATAGATTACCACATGGGTTTACACTGTGAGGCTAAAGATGCTGCAGCACTACTGAGGAAGTGCTTAATAAGAAGAAACTTGTTTGAGGAAGACTCTAAAAAGCCAGTAATAAGAACAGACAACGGACCCCAGTTTATAAGTCATAAATTTGATGAATGCTGTGAAGAACTTAAAATTGAACATGAGAGAATACCAGTGAAGACGCCAAATAAAAACGCACATGTAGAATCATTTCACAGAATACTTGAGGATGAGTGTTTAAAAATTAATGAATTTCAAAGCTATGGAGAAGCATACAAAATAGTAAATGAATTTATGGAATTCTACAATAATAGGAGATTACATTCAAGTTTAAGATTTATGGCTCCACATGAATTTTATAACCTTTATTTTGAAGAAAACCTAACAAACATTCAAATAAGGGTCTAAATTTAATAGAAATGAAGAATTTATTAGATTCTGTCCAAAACGAGGGGGTTAATCCGTTACTGTATTTAAATACAATCCTTGTTAAAGTTCAACTTGTACATAGTTACTAGGGTTGCCCCGTTTATGGATTTAAATACAATCCTTGTTAAAGTTCAACGCATCTGCAAACTCTCCTAAAACTGCGGTTGTGTCCATTTAAATACAATCCTTGTTAAAGTTCAACCTCGCAAAGTTCTTTTCAAACATCTCAAGAGCCTGATTTAAATACAATCCTTGTTAAAGTTCAACTCTGAATTAACTACAAATATAACGTTGTCTCTTATGATTTAAATACAATCCTTGTTAAAGTTCAACCCAAGGATTTAATAGAAGAAATACATAATTTAGAATTTAAATACAATCCTTGTTAAAGTTCAACAGTAGTTGCTGTAAGAGGTGCCATATCAATATTAGGTATTTAAATACAATCCTTGTTAAAGTTCAACTAATGTAAAATGCCTATTTCTTATTTTTATTATATTACTTAAAACCGTATAAATAAAGGCTTTCGTTGAAATTTTTCCAACCATTTTTCATATTTTATAAAATGTATATAAAGAGTGGTGTAATGCTAGTGATTTGATAACATTACACCACTTTTACCTTATTATGAGGTTGGAAAAATTAAAGTATTAAATTTTCCGTATTCTTTTCATTTATACCCAAAGTTTCCTCATCAAAACAACTGTCATTTATAAGCTTTATAATTGTAACGAAGTCTTTATCCTGCACAATCTTGTTTAATTCACTTTTCAATTTTATAAGTTTTGAAGGAGTTATGGCCCCTCTAAAAACAGAATTTTGATGGTGATGGAAATATTTTTTACATATTTTAAAAACTTTATTAACCCTTTTCTCATTCACATCATAAAATACAAATGCATAATTGAAGTTAAAATTTTTCCCCACAAAAATCCTCCTTACTACATCATGTTCTTTAAATTAAAAGGAATAAAATCTTCTCCTTCCACTACATGTTTTTTAAGCTTATATCCATCTAATCTTATAGCTGTCTTGTAACTTATTTTTCTTTTAAGCTTCTTGTGATTAAAAACACTTTCAAATCTCTCCTCAATAGCTTGTACAAATATCATTTTCCCTTTTTCATTTAAGAGACAATAATTATATTTTTTATCAAAGTGTTTATTTACCTGAATTTGCTTTGTGTTTACCAATTCGAAAATTGTCCTGTAGACTATAATTGGCTTAAAGACCTCAGATAAATCAAGACTTAAAGAAAATCTGCCTTCAGAAGGTTCGTGTAAATAGCTTATAGTCTGATTTAGATGGGTATTATAAATTTCAGATACAGTTTTAGAATATAAAATAGAATTTCCAAAGGATATAAGTGCATTTATAGGGTTATCAGGGGGTCTTTTTACCCTTTTATCAAGTACAAAGTCCTCTGGTAAAATATATTTGAAATTTTCATAAAATCTTCGCCATATCTCACCTTCAATTCTCAATATATGTTTTATACCTAAATCGTCATACTTCATATATTCAGGCAATTTTACTTTTATCCAATCAAGGGTGGAACGCACTTCCTTTTTATCATGCCTGTAATAATGATACAGCACCTCATATATATTATCCGCTATACCCTGAACAAATGATTTAGCTATATTATCTCTGTTATTTGAAAAAGCTTCCACCTGTTTTATGATTACTCTTCCACTTACAAGATTTTTCTTTGGATAGAAAGTTCCACTATAATATCCATAATAATTAAAGAAATGAATTACTATTCCCGCTTTTGCAGCAAAATCAAGAAATTTACTATTTACAGTAATTTCATTCATACAGTATAGTTCCCTTACAGCTTCTACCGGAAGATAGGAGTTCCCCTTATCATTATGAAATACAATAGAGTTATCTTTCCTTTTAAGCTCTCCCATACTCATCAAATATTTAACACCTCTGGCCATTTATTTCACCCTCTTTTATATGTAGTTTAGATATAACAATATTCATAATAGGCACATTTTCTACATCCTTTTACTTTTTCAATTTTAGGAGGAACTTCTTTTTCTAATAATTTTTCTATGTCACCAATAAGCTGTCTCAATTCCAATTCATTTTCTTCTGTAAGCTCCACATAAATTATTTTATTTTTCTGCTTGTTTTTTTCCTGGAATTCAATTTTGCCCTGTCTTTCTATGCCCTTATTCTTTAATATGTAGAGATAAAAAATCACCTGCCACTTAGTAGCTTCTACATCTGCATCAGATTTTTTTATTTCTACCAGATAATCTTTTGTAATTTTATCTATTTTTACATTATCTATGGATATTTCCGTATCCTTTTTCCCTTCTAATTTTAATTCATGAATGGCTTTTCCTATATGAACATCCTCACTATTATCCTCCATATTCATTCTATTGCCATGAAGCCAACACTGTCTTTTGCAGTGAAAATAATAATTTATAAGTGTACCATTTATTTTCATATACACTCCTCCATATCAAGTGATTCATAGGTTCAGACAAAGTTTTCCCATAAAAAATAATTTTCTCCATCTAAACCTCAAAAA
This window of the Clostridium kluyveri DSM 555 genome carries:
- a CDS encoding IS3 family transposase — protein: MEQGYNAVFVLKVVKLGRSTYYYNLSVEGKEKTRPKGGKPKGYSINRDGEKVCDDQIKEFILEAIDGDAINYGYRKITYHLRKYCNLVINHKKVYRLCKELRILKDQRIIRTKIKRNIAINRTITGSNQLWEMDIKYGYIEGEDKFFYLLNLIDIFDRSIIDYHMGLHCEAKDAAALLRKCLIRRNLFEEDSKKPVIRTDNGPQFISHKFDECCEELKIEHERIPVKTPNKNAHVESFHRILEDECLKINEFQSYGEAYKIVNEFMEFYNNRRLHSSLRFMAPHEFYNLYFEENLTNIQIRV
- the cas2 gene encoding CRISPR-associated endonuclease Cas2: MGKNFNFNYAFVFYDVNEKRVNKVFKICKKYFHHHQNSVFRGAITPSKLIKLKSELNKIVQDKDFVTIIKLINDSCFDEETLGINEKNTENLIL
- the cas1b gene encoding type I-B CRISPR-associated endonuclease Cas1b codes for the protein MARGVKYLMSMGELKRKDNSIVFHNDKGNSYLPVEAVRELYCMNEITVNSKFLDFAAKAGIVIHFFNYYGYYSGTFYPKKNLVSGRVIIKQVEAFSNNRDNIAKSFVQGIADNIYEVLYHYYRHDKKEVRSTLDWIKVKLPEYMKYDDLGIKHILRIEGEIWRRFYENFKYILPEDFVLDKRVKRPPDNPINALISFGNSILYSKTVSEIYNTHLNQTISYLHEPSEGRFSLSLDLSEVFKPIIVYRTIFELVNTKQIQVNKHFDKKYNYCLLNEKGKMIFVQAIEERFESVFNHKKLKRKISYKTAIRLDGYKLKKHVVEGEDFIPFNLKNMM
- the cas4 gene encoding CRISPR-associated protein Cas4, with translation MKINGTLINYYFHCKRQCWLHGNRMNMEDNSEDVHIGKAIHELKLEGKKDTEISIDNVKIDKITKDYLVEIKKSDADVEATKWQVIFYLYILKNKGIERQGKIEFQEKNKQKNKIIYVELTEENELELRQLIGDIEKLLEKEVPPKIEKVKGCRKCAYYEYCYI